Genomic segment of Drosophila takahashii strain IR98-3 E-12201 chromosome X, DtakHiC1v2, whole genome shotgun sequence:
tacCTATAATACTTACAGTGTTTAAAATAATCGgttattattcaaaaaatatatctagAAATAAGTGAAGAATATTTACACTAGACATAAGTTAAGTTTATAAGTGTAAAAAGACATCTGCTAAATTATGAAACAAGCATTcataataatttcaattattaatgaatatttttaccattttttctcagtgcactgAGCAATGAGCTGGAAAAGGGAGCCAGCATACATTATGACAATAacatgttgttgctgctgcttttgggGCTCAGgtctatattattttttctaggtTAGCAGTTTGAAAAACCCCCCACCCAACCCCCCAACTTTGACTTCGATGTGGGTTCGTTCTAGGGCCGTTAACCGTTATGGCAAAGAGTTCTACCATTACGACCGCATGCCGCAAAAAGCGCAATTGCAAAATAATTGAAAGCACTCCACTGAACTCTGAACCTCTCAGCCCCTCACCTTCATTATTTCACCTGGGCGacaggaaaaggaaaagaaacccGGTGGCGCTGctcattttattgattttgtttGACGGAGATAGTGTTTCATTTTCGTGGTGGGGGAAATAAGTGTCTACCTGCGATAAATATCGATAATAGTGACTTGAATGAATGTTTTTTGGATTATctattaacttttaattttgtcaaatatttactttaacaaTTGccgagaaaatatttatttattatattttatcaaataagtaattttaatcgtagagtaaaaggaaATGGTATTCAATAATGGAATGCAATATCTTGAAGATACGAAACGGCAAAGCAATtgattgctcataacttttttctgAATGGTTCgacttaaacaatttttggaTGGATATTCCAAACAAAATCATATTAACacttttataaaatctttaaaaatataggcACTTAATATACATATCTTATTAAGCAATTGAGGGCGCTAGATTGGGCGTGGCTCATTCGGATATTAAAATTGCGCTGAAGCTAAGAAAGCTATATCAGACATCTCAACTTCCGAGACCACAGTGCTGAAACGGAAATAAGTACGGAAATTCCCAATGGTGATATGAAATGATTACGGTTTCCCAACATGAAGAAAAAGTCCCTGACGTGGGATTTACCCTTATCAGTAATGTTCTTGGTTTCATTATTGTTAAAAAAGCATCTTAAATTCAGTACGTTTTAAGAGTTCTCCGTGAATAGTTAGTCAAATTCGAAATGCTGAAGCTGacatatttttctgtgctgcTCCTTATTATCCTGGTGTCTCAAGGATCTGTTGCGAAATCCCAGGATAATGGGCGATCCACTTGCCTGTTGCAGGACCCTCAAAATCAGTGTGGCGACTTCTGCCTTAGCAAGATCCATCCGATGATTGAGTTGGTTCCCGAAACGAATTCCAAGTTGGAAAGGATCTCCCGCGAGCAGCAGTCCATCCAGATGAAGCTCGTGGCAGTTCAGTCGACGGTGGAGGCCCAAAGGATCACTATGCAGAATTCCTTGAAGAACATCACCACGAAAGAAGAGTTTGGCGCGAAACTCGGCGACACGAAGGAAAAACTTATGGCGGtgatttttgaattaaaaaaccaaCTTCAGTTGCTGACCACAAAAATGGAGGACCAAAGGACCATCAAAAAGGACGACTTTGAGGAGCGATTGAATGTGACGGAAGAGCAACTTTTGGTCTCGAATTCCGAGTTAAAGACCCAACTGAAGGAAATGGACACGAATGCAAGAGATCAGGAGATATCCATGCAAACCAAACTGGATGCCCAATTTCTGGCGGTTCAGAAAAAACTGGAGGACCAGAACACAGCCATATTTGAATCCTTTGAAGAGAGATTAAATGGAACGGAGGGACAAATACGGATGTTCGACATCAAAATGGAAGCCCAACTAAAGGAGCTTCAAAACAAAACTGAAACCCAACTTCTGGCGCTGGAGAACCAACAATCGGCCTTTCAGAAAACCCTTCTCGAAACCCTTTCCACAATCAAATTCAAAACCATCGATCCAAGGTTCAAGCTTATTGGCtcaagatatttttatatcgaAAATAATATTGAGAAATCCTGGGGTGAGGCTGCAGAAACATGTCGTAGAATGGGCGGCTATTTGGCGGCTTTCAAAAACCAAGAGGAAATCGCAGCCATAAAGCCGAAACTTTACCAATCTCGGTATTGGACTGGCATTAAGAGGAAAGATGGCAAGTTCATATCTACGGCCTCCGGAAAGTCTGCCCCCTTTTTAAAGTGGTTAGAGGGAGATCCCGACCATAAAGGTGATTTCGTTGCTATACTTGCGAGTCGTGATGGGGGGATTATGTCTAATTTATATGGTTCTaacacaaattattttatttgccaatCAGATCAAGAGACATAAATAGACGCAATGTAAGTTGTAAGCTTAAAAGGTTTCATCagttaaaatttgaataaagtTGGTATAATTTAAGCCTGCTAAAGGCtatatcttaaaatttttatacccgttactcgtattgtattcgtgcaaaagtactTAACAGGTAaggacttttaaaaaaggcTGGCGTCTAAATCTTTACACATTttgtaaatgtttaaatgtcacttttttgtgtatattaatACCCATCGAAATGGAGAAGAATTTTTCAATCGGAcaatcaattaaaaagttatgagcgaaaaaaaatggCCGTTAGATGGAGCCAGTAGCTTTGACGACTGCCGAATCTCAGCTCCCTTGCActttctttagctgagtaatgggtatctgatagtcgaagtactcgactatagcgtcctttcttgttttaatttgcccttgaacaaattattttttaaagcaaaatttcaatttgaccttgttcaattttctatttcaaaatttaaatttgaccttgttcaattttctattttttacaacaatttcaataaattgttcTTCAATAACTCAACAATTGAACTTGAAGTTGAACAACTTTCGGCGCCCACAAGAAAGGCTCTCCAAAAGTGAACTTTCCGCACTCAAGGCATATTGAAAATATGTCTGGATATATACGTAAaacacatatatatgtatttagaCACAGTGTTAGTCacagttaaatatatatatatatatatatgtacgggAGGAGGACCAACCGTAACAACAAAGGACATCAACATTTTCAATAGATTTCCGCTAACAAGATAAATAGTTCGAGTTGAAGTTAGACAAGCTGCAGGAAAATGGGTTGGAAAAAGGTGAAAGACGGCGGAGAGGAAAGGCAGGCTAAAAAGAGATGGAGCTAGAAAGCCAGAGAGGAAGTGTTCCTGAAGATACAACAAATGGAAAGCCGAAAAAGCGGAGGAATGCCAGAAAACCAGCAACAGACGTTAGAAATCGCCAGAGAAGCAGACTGGAAAGAGAGGGTGCTTTGCCGGGTAACtgagagcgaaagagacggaCTGAGGCAGTTCGAAAGAGACGGGGACACTTGGCCATTATTGATATCAAATTGAAAGTGGCTTAAGTGGCTTGGTCGAAGCCAGcgtgaaaaaaaggaaaagcatgtgtgtggcttttctttttttccttcgtttttttttattagccgGACAGGATGAAAATCATATTTGGGGGAAAATGGCATCCCAGTTGCACACATATTAAATATCCTGCTTAAATATCCTCCCACAGCTTCCTATTGATTTTCCACCGCCCCGCCACATTTTCATTTCCTATTGCAATGATTTTGCTCGTCTTCTATTTTTTCCCCTGCCGACTTTTTCCTTTGCCTCGCCGGCTATTTATTTTGGCCTTCTTTTGACACCAGAAGAAgagcagcggcggcggaggagcacATTCACGTCTGCCATCGTCATGaagaaatttgtaataaaaattcagCAGCAAATGAGAAAAGCTCACACATACACGGAGAGAAAAGCGGGGGCGCGTTGGCTGGTTGAGTTTTCCCCTTCACTGCCTTTTTCACCTTTTACACGTGCAAAACTATGCCAGAGCCTCCTCATCTCGGGCTTCTCCTTGTCCTGGGTCGTCGCATTTAATAAGATGGGTAAGGCGAAACTTTGAGCCCGTTCACGGGTTAAGGGCGATCGCGGGGCAGGGTTAATGGGATATGACAgaaagttttccatttttgatTACCgggatttttaaatcaaaacttTCAAATGGGCCAGGCGAAGCGTCTTTATCGCTTGgcttaaatttttatgaaactaaaTCAATATCGAAGGAGAATATTTATGAATAGaagagctttaaaaaaatatatctcgATCGAACTATAGATAGTTTTCAACGTTTATACCTCTaagctaaatatatattagCCCCTTTCAGACAACCAGTTTTGCGACTGTCCTTATATTATAGTTGATGGGTCCAAACTGCCGCATAAAGACGAAATATTGTTACATTTAAGCAGGGTGCCAGAAAAGGCGGAAAAAGAATTGAAATGTGCGGACAAACGAGGAATTGTGGAATGCcgtaaaaatgaaatttaaaccGAGTTTCCTGGGCGCCGGCGAAGAAGTGGCCGccataaatgaaaataaagtttaaattgcAGAAAAACATTGCATAGAAATTGCTATTTATTCAATGTTGGCCATCGCCAAACTGCAGCTGTGCCAAATTACAAGTTGAGCGAAAACTAGAAAACGAAAAGCGGGCTGGAAAATCTTTTTTGGGCAGTGGGGGGTTGGAGTGGTGCAAAAGGAAACCAAATCGGAACCAGCTTAATGTCATTAAATTAGCGCCCGAACAAATCAGCCGGAAAAGCGAGGCGAGGGAAAAGTCGCCACCATGATTTTCTCTCTCCCTCCTCAGTTTTCATTTCGACCGAGTCATAAAACATGATTGTAGAGCTCgaaaaaagtcgaaaaagaaaaaaatgagtcACAGCAGGCGCCGCAAATCAACACGTAGACCCGGGACAAAAACTAACCTGACCCAAGCATTTGCGATCCTAACCCAACGGATCCCATCCCATTTCGCACTTGTTCGGCGCCATTTCAACCCTTTTCCAGTTGTTGAGTCAACTATTGAGAATTTCTGTTATTGTATAAAACAGTTTCGAGATCTGGTCGAAGTTTGGGTCACCCCTTAATTCGATTGGGTTCACCCTTTGGCGGAGATTTCGTTTTTGGAGGCTTTATTTGGTATTATTAAAGATTTCGTTTAACGTTTGTAATTTGAGTTAACGAAaggtcaaaattaaaaatttttcccAAACTGGTTacccaaaatatttatatttatgtgtaAACTTTTTAAGTGGTGAcccaaaaatctaaatttttttgtgattttctaatttaatatCTTGAAATATTGTAAGGCTACTTCatagatttaaaattgtttgaaggaatatttatagaagtaattatattttcccaagtcattttatttttagtatatttaagggaatattaattattatatttttattattatattaagtagttttaaaaatataccttCTTACCTTTcacaatacaattttatttttaagtatgtACTCCAGAATTGGCCAAGTCCATCATGCCCCTAGAAATGACCGATAACTTTCCACATAAATCACACATGTCTGGGTTGTATCATAATAACAAGCAGGACCCAAGTTTTGCGTCGAGGAAAAACGCGTGGCAGCCTTCAAGAGAAATGCGGAAATGCGGTTTGGCTCGGTGTGGACCCCGGATCCGGGAAGCCGAGAAGCCGGGAATCGGGGAATCCGGGGATCTGGGATCTGAATCTAGATCTGGACTTTTATTGGACGGCTTCTTGCGCGGGGCTGACAATTATGAAATGCTCCGAGTGGAAAAACAACACGAGGCCAACTGTCTAATGAGAAAACAAAGTCAGACGACAGCGGCGTTGacagtttttgtgtgtttcggaaaaaggggaaaaatccGAGGGAATTCGTTTGGGgaggaataaaaataaaaataaataaaaatataaagcgGAAGtggcataaaaaaaacatgtggcAGCATTTTCTCCAGCGCTGTCTCATTTCTTCTTGGCCACGCACGCAAAAATGTGTTGCCCGCTTTTCCGGTTCACTTTTCCCCCTCACCCCACACCTCACCCCTCACCTTTGGCCGGACTTTTCTCGGACGCTCCGAGAGGCATGCAAAAGCTCTCCTCTAATACCTTCAGTTCGCCGCCCctttttgcgcctttttcgaCCATTTTCCTACCCATTTTCCTTTCGCACAGCGAgacaaatattaataaaatatacaactaTTAGTCATTGGCCCGCTGTTTGTGTATGTTGGGgcttgtatttttaatatgcGAGACAgaataaatattcataaaagtGGCTAAGCACCCGGGTGCGATGTTGTGTGGGGGTAGGCCaagggagggggcgtggcggtgGGCGGAAAAATGGGGGCGGGGTGCAAACAGAGGAGCGGCAAAGTCAAGGCGAAAAGAGTCTAGGCCAATACAAATATTCTTGGGCGGCTAACTTTTgaggaaaaaattttaatagttgggggaaaaatataataatcactccataaattattttatattttttataattatttatttcaagtaTTTTCTTAGCTAAATAATtccaaaattgtatttctCAGCCCAtcgaaaaaatatgtatttccgAATGAAATGCGCACACTTTTCCGCTGATGGATAACCCATAAAAAGCGGGCTTAGCCCTTGTAAGCAAGCTTTTCCACGAAAATTTCCACCCACCAGGGGGTGGGCGGTGGTGAAAATAAACCATACCCCACCCACCCAACATCCTGCGAGTCAACTAACAATAAGACTGACGAATGTtgggccataaaaataaatacctgcTGACATTTttcattgtaaatattttgtagctGCTGACGCGCCAAGCCAACTGACTTCAATGTGGGCGTGTATATGTATACGGATATGtgtatgcgtgtgtgtgcttgtggagcggaggcggaggaggtggcGGTGGGTGTGGTTGCCCCATGGTGAGAGGTGTGCGTGGAAAAAGGTTTTTCCTTTCAAGCAGTCAGTCAGACAACGCacagaaacatttttgaaaacgtGGAAAACTTAGCAGGATGTCGTggacactgagagaaaatgtTCGAGGAAAATAGCCtttaataaaactattttccagcttgaaaatggtttattatggcagtataaacacaattaataaattaaaataaatttgtagtaAATGAAAAGCTTTAATATGAAAATTCAAATACAGGGTTTTgtacagaaattaaaaaaaatttagttttgagATATTATTcagttatttaaaatacaaaaatatattggcagtaactaataaatattttaatataaaaatccaaaaagaagaagaagaagtggTGTTTGATTAAGATATTATtctgttataaaaatactacatatattttttgatcaagcttatttatcattaaaatattaaaataacatatatacaaaaaataaatacatgatTAGAGGTTCAGAGATATAAAGCTGTATTTCTCCTTTATTAATTACCACTtgtttttctcccagtgcataGTGGAGGGTGGCATTTTCCGGGTTCGGAACCGGGTGAATTCTAGACAAATGGACGTTCGTTCGCTGGGTGTGTGCGTTGATCAACGTCATTATCATGCTGTCCGTCGCTGTCTTCTCCTTTTCATTGTTGTCCTGGTCATTACGGCCAACACCGAAAGATAGAGGAAAATTGGCAAGAGAGAAGAAGAAAGTGTGTGCGAGGGAAAGTGCCATGATATGTGGGCGCGTTTCGTTCGTTTGCGTTGTTCCTTCATCATCGAGTGCGGAAAACTATGCACGGGTCAAGCAAATATACCGGAAAAGTGCTTAGGTTAGGCATACTTAACCCTGAGATATCAATTCCAGAATAAAGACGTACTCCAGCCATAAAGCATGCAAATCAATTTCAATAccgtttatttattatatatataaaaaatcttagTACCTAAAACACGGAAAAGTAATACCTAAAAAATGTAGGAATTTTTAATagtaaaaatcgtttttttttggcctttCCCCttccgtttttcttttttgcttaaaaatatgcatgttttttgctttgtgtgctttaataatttttggcCGTTTGACGTTGaattattttgcatattaattGGGCTAATTGAAAAGTGCGTGCGTGTGCTCCCTTTGTGCCTGTGTTGGCGGTTGCCTTTCAATCATTTTCAATAAACCGCAAAGGCGACCCTCGGTCCGCCgcccgcatccgcatccacatccgcatccgcgGGTCGTTTGAtgggttttaattatttctagTCATAATGCGactattattaataataacaatttggCCGAATAAATGATGCCTGATCCTCTTGTTTCTCGTTGTTTGTTATTTGTGGGCACGCGTCTCATTTAAAAGTCATTACGTCTAATAGAATGCGACAAACAAAATGCCGCAAAAAAGGGAAATCCAtaaaaagctggaaaaaaaagcgttgagaaaaaacatttaaaagttCGACAAGGCAGTAACGGTGTTGTTAttatcatcgtcatcgtcatcatcgcaAGACTTAGcttcaatttcatttaaaatgcgAGCCACATAAATCAATTGGGTTtttattcgatattttaattgCAGTCTGCactcaaatttatttaaattttttatttcccccTTTTATGGCCAGTGTCGTGCGACATATTAAACAAACATTAATAATTTCGCTGGCATGCGGGCTGTGGCTTgcctttttttcgttttgttatCATAATTTAGGGTTGTTCTGTAAAATGATAGTACTCAATATTTGAGTAGCAGGGCCTCAGTTAAAGGgcgttattttatttaattagtcgTGTGAAAActctatttaaaataataagcactgaagattaaaaaatgctatgtacagaaaaaatgtacaaaagatCGGATTGATATGTGCACTccaatgttatattttttaaagatcaagttattcatttaattttgatatgaataatggtaatatttatctttgttatttgtttaaaaagtaCTGCATTtcgtattttaaattacaatagTATTcctataattttgattaaataacTGATATGATATAATATCTAATTAATTGGCATGATATAAGGTAGAATTTACACCTGTCTCATAtcgattttgttttctttgttcCAATAACTACAAAGATCTTAATACGAAATATTCCGagaaacacagaaaaaaataccgACTAATACTAAAGACCCCAAAAGTACCTCACTTTTGCACACATCTAGTTGCCTATATAAAACCTTTGTACAAAGACACGTCCAAGTCAATCATCTTTAGGCTTAAACATTAATAgcttgttttaataaatttctatattcctatattttttaaaattttaaatgatattttagatctATATTGAAACCCACTTCCTGACATCTTTCTGCGTATGAAGTACTCCTTTAATCTCGTAAGCATTTATTAATTGCAGGCAAATcttatttccatttatttaggCAATCTCCCGTGACCTCCGACCTCAAGTCGGCAATTCCTCCAAATTCCGCCATTTCAGCGCCCCCGAAACATAATTTAATGGAAATCTTTGAACTCACATGTTATTTACCTGGTTAACTGGGTTAGACGAAGTCGAGTTCTTTGACACTCCCCTCGGAAAAATCCCCAGCAGATGTTGATAAAAAAGGGGATGGAGTTTGGGGTTccacacaaaaatatatgaaaaacccCGTAAACAACTCGCGGTAAACGGTTTTCGGCGTTCATTTCGCAGCCGTtgcttaatttttgttttgtttttccccaCACCACTGCCCCCTACCCccgttttcccattttcccgcttttcttttctttgcgCTTGAGGCACAAGTGAAAGTCGCGATGGGCTGGGGGGAAAATGCGCGGGTGGCACTCACATTCTTTGATTTCGCAGCCTCAAAAAAAACGACGAAAAAATACATTGTGAGCTTgccgttttggttttttgtttttcgtttttcattttccacgctgttgtttttttttcgccacACAGATTTTCCGCGCATTGCACTGTCGTTGCttgtgttttcctcttttttttaaatatttttttgtttattttttgccccGTCGAGTGTTTTGGGCAtcgccaaaaacaaaaggcgCGCACACACAGCAcattaaattatgaaaataaaaatgccccCTTAACCCATGACCGCCCGAAACTGTCCTCCCTTTTTCAGCACTCAAAAGGTTGGCCATTGAATAACTCGACTCGAACGATGACTTAATGAGCGAGGATATAACTCTGGAGCAGTGGGAAAATCGGTGAAAATCGGGGCGAAAAGCGAGATGGCGAAAGAGCATTACAGTTGCTCTAAGATATATGATTCTACGTTTAAATATTTGgcctattattaataaataaaaagcacaacagttaaaataaaatttaaatctacaagtttatattatacaaaatatataatttatttttcttcattttgaAAGTGTGTACAATTTTTCatatataaattgtatttttatatgattatatattaatttttttattttgataacagcgaatatattttaaaaatccccTTAAATATAAAGCGATGTTTCACTGTCAGCAGGTGGCGTTCCACCTAAGGCTAAGCCtgtattttctgttttctttaCTTTTACTTCCATTTTTGGTTGTGCCAaaatgattttgattttgtttcttggcaaaaacatattttatgtaactttttaattaaatcgttatatatttttgtccgCTTCTCCCCGCTTCTGTGCcggaaaaaaagaggaaattgATAATGGCTCTTGGCTGCGGTTGAGTCAGAAATGCTGGCGAAAAAACATGCAAATTGCTGGAAAAGTGCTTCAAAGTATTTCTCCCCACTTTTCACTAAACCAGGAACCTAATGAGGCCGAGAGTCTTGTAATTATATTGAAATACATCTCCTTTCTGTTGTCTTTAAAAGGGAAagtcttttaattttcaaggaaaatattattacaatttgtAAAGGAattaatgaataattttttgaaaaatgtttctatttacATGGTAtaataaagtatttttctAGACTTCAGtcgattaattaaaaatttgccgccaaaagcagg
This window contains:
- the LOC123003506 gene encoding early endosome antigen 1-like; the encoded protein is MLKLTYFSVLLLIILVSQGSVAKSQDNGRSTCLLQDPQNQCGDFCLSKIHPMIELVPETNSKLERISREQQSIQMKLVAVQSTVEAQRITMQNSLKNITTKEEFGAKLGDTKEKLMAVIFELKNQLQLLTTKMEDQRTIKKDDFEERLNVTEEQLLVSNSELKTQLKEMDTNARDQEISMQTKLDAQFLAVQKKLEDQNTAIFESFEERLNGTEGQIRMFDIKMEAQLKELQNKTETQLLALENQQSAFQKTLLETLSTIKFKTIDPRFKLIGSRYFYIENNIEKSWGEAAETCRRMGGYLAAFKNQEEIAAIKPKLYQSRYWTGIKRKDGKFISTASGKSAPFLKWLEGDPDHKDQET